The sequence GGACAACGTTCTTTTCGCCTCTTGCAATTCTCCCCAGAATTCACTATCATTAAACGGACAAGCACAAGAATCTGAGGGCAAGCAATGACAACCGCCTTTCCCGTGGTGAGCGAAGAGCAACTGGTGGCAATTGTCAAGGACGCCCGCGCCTCCGGTGCCAGGATTGTCTGGACCAATGGCTGTTTCGATCTCCTCCACGCCGGCCACATCCGCTACCTGCGCCAGGCAAAGGAGCTGGGCGACCTGCTCATCGTCGGCCTCAACAGCGACCGCTCGGTGGCCCAGTGGAAGAGTCCAGACCGTCCCTTCGTTCCCCAAGAGTACCGCCTTGAAGTGCTGGCGGCCATCCGTTACGTCGACTATGTGATTCTCTTTGACGAGCGCTCGCCGGTCCGCCTGCTGCGCTTACTGCAGCCCGATGTGTACGTGAAAGGCGGCGACTACAC comes from Calditrichota bacterium and encodes:
- the rfaE2 gene encoding D-glycero-beta-D-manno-heptose 1-phosphate adenylyltransferase encodes the protein MTTAFPVVSEEQLVAIVKDARASGARIVWTNGCFDLLHAGHIRYLRQAKELGDLLIVGLNSDRSVAQWKSPDRPFVPQEYRLEVLAAIRYVDYVILFDERSPVRLLRLLQPDVYVKGGDYTIDTIDQTERRVVEGYGGSIVILPKVEGLSTSDLAKRVSEVMLRASQRSR